A window of Flammeovirga kamogawensis genomic DNA:
TAAATATAATTATGCTAAAGAGTTAATCGATCAAGGCAAATACGAACCCGGTATTGTAGTCTTGGAAGATATACTAAGCATGAAAGGTGCAACATTGCAACCATATGCATTAACGTTAATTGGTTATGCCGATTATCAACAGAAAAAATTTACGGATGCAGAAACAACTTTATTAAAAGTTACTTCTACTTACCCATCTTGGGAACAATTAGATAATGCGAATTATTTACTTGCTTGCTCTTATTTAAAACAAGGAAAAGTAAATGAAACAATTGGAATGTTCGATAAAATCAAGGACCAAAGCTTGAAAGACGAACTTGCATTATTATCTAAAGATGCTGCCCAGAGTTTATCTTATGAAGAAGTTTATAAGATTTATACTGCTTACCCAACAAATGAAATGGTTGGTTTTGTATTGTTAGAGAAAATCAAAGAGCAACCTAAAGAGCAAAGAGATCAGGAGTTATATCATAAATTAGCTACTGGTTTAGGTGTTATTATAGATGCTGGGCATAAAGTAAGAGAAGGCAAATTTAAAGATACTTATACTATTGCTGCAATTTTACCATTCTTTACAGAAACAATTAATGGTGATGCACTGCGTGTAAAAAATGAATTTGTATATAATATCTATCAAGGTTTATTATTAGGTAAAGAATATTTAGAAAAACGAGATGTTAAAGTAAATATTCTAGCTTTTGATACAAAAAGAGACACTACTCATTTGCAAGAATTATTAGCACAACCTGAAATGGAAAATGTGGATCTAATAATCGGGCCATTATATGCAGATATGCTTCCTATTGTTCAGCAATATTCGAACGAAACAGGTGTACCTATGGTTAACCCAATTTCGAATAACTCGTCTATTATTGAAGGTGTATCAAGTGCTTTTTTAGCAACATCAACTCCATCTACAGTAGGTTCTACTTTAGGTAAGAAATTAAGAACTCAAGAATTAGCGGCATTAGAAATGTTTGAGGTTGATTCTTTAAAATTACAAGCAGATACTGTACAGACATATGTCGTATTTGGCCATTCTACTAAAGAAAAAGAATTAGCAAAATCTTTTAAAGAAGCCTATGAGGCAGAAGGTGGGAAAATTGCTGCATTTCAAGAATTTGACCCAGTAGATGGGTTTAATGTATTGCAAGAAATGTTTGATCCGTTAGCTTATGTAGATTCTCTAGATATTGTAAAAGATTCTACAGCCAATGTATTTATAGCTGTAACTAACGAGATAGAAGCATTGAATACAATTAGTGCTTTATTATCTTTAGGTACTGTTGCTGCAACTTATGTTCCTGAAGAGTGGCTTAAATTCAAGCAATTAAGTTATGCTCAAATGGAATCTGCTAAAATCAATATTTTATATCCAAATTGGTATGATGATGATTCTTATAGAGCAAAATCTTTGATAGCTGAATACCAAACTAAGTTCAATAATCAGCCATCTGATTTTGTATTTAAAGGTTTTGAAACAATGTTCTCTTTTGGAATGATTTTAAATGAATACGGCAGTGGCTTTGTTACTCCTTTAAAGGAAAGTAAAACACTTAGAAAAGGGTATTTAGTACCGGCATATAATTATTTTGAAGGGCAAGACAATCAATATGTTCCTATTATTCAATTTATAGATGGTGATTTGAAAAATATGACACCTCCTGAATTTATTGAAGAGAATTAAGGAAAGTTAGAAATAAATTTAAAAGCTGTCTTAGAGGATTACACCTTTTAGACAGCTTTATTACTTTATAAATAGTAGTACGTTATGGCATACGCTAAAGATGATGATTTTAGATTTTTTCACTCAGATTATTTCAAAGAGTTTATAGAAGAGCCTGGGTTAATTGAATACTTGAAAGAGTTTATTTCTGAAAAGAAGAAAGAGGGTATTGAAGAAGTATTATCTCAACGAACAAATCATTTAACCGTATTATTAGAAGAAATTTATAAGCCTCAGAATGTAGGTGCAATAATAAGAACATGTGATTGCTTTGGCTTGCAGAACCTTCATATTGTAGAGGCTATTTATAAGTTTATTGTTTCTATAAAAACTACTCAAGGTTCTGCTAAATGGGTAGATGTAAATAAATACCAGTCTACATTAGATGCTGCAAAAACTTTAAAAAGTAAAGGTTATAAACTAGTAGCGACTACGCCACATACTGATATGTCTATTGACGATTTACCTACAGATGCACCAATAGCATTAATGTTTGGTAATGAAAAAGAAGGGCTATCTGATGAGGCTATGGAATTGGCTGATTATAAGGTGAAAATACCAATGTACGGTTTTGCAGAGAGTTTTAATATTTCTGTAAGTGTTGCTCTTTGTTTAAATCAGTTAAGTGCTAAAATTAGAAAAGATGAATCGCTTGATTTAAAATTAAGTAATGAAGAATATAAAGATATTGAAGGTGCTTGGGTTTGTAAATCAATAGACCGTTTTGAAACAATAACCAAATCATTTAGAAATGAGAAAGGTAAATAATATTTGATATGGAAAAGAATTTAAAAATAGTATTTATGGGAACACCAGATTTTGCTGTTCCTTCGTTACAAGTTCTCGTAGAAAACGGATATAATGTAGTAGGTGTAATTACTGCTCCAGATAAACCTGCAGGACGAGGTCGTAAATTACAATCTTCTCCAGTAAAGCAATATGCTGAATCTGTTGGTTTACATATTATGCAACCAACAAATTTAAAGAATGCGGCTTTTCAGCAAGAGTTAAAAGAACTTGAAGTAGACTTGCAAATTGTGGTAGCATTTAGAATGCTTCCAGAAGCTGTGTGGGATATGCCTAGAATAGGTACTTTTAATTTACATGGTTCTTTATTACCAGATTATAGAGGTGCCGCACCTATTAATTGGGCAATTATTAATGGTGAAAAAGTAACAGGGGTAACCACTTTCTTTTTACAACATGAAATTGATACAGGTGATATTATACTTCAGCAAGAAGAGCCAATATTAGAAGAAGATACTGTAGGTGATGTTTACGGTAGACTGATGCAAGTTGGTGGCAAACTGGTTTTAAAAACGGTTCAATTAGTAGAACAAGGTGATTATAAAACGACACCTCAGAAGATAGTTGGAGAACCTAAGATGGCTCCAAAAATATTTAAAGAAACCTGTAAAGTAGATTTTTCAAAAGATACAGAAACAGTTTATAACTTTATAAGAGGGTTATCTCCTTATCCGGCAGCTTGGACCGAAATTCAAGGAAAAACGTATAAACTTTTTAAAGTATCTAAGGTGAATGATGATACCCTAGAAGCAAATGAAGATGGATTTGTAACAGATAATAAGTCTTTCTTTTATATAAAAACTGCTGACGGGTTTATCTCTGTAGATGAATGGCAAATGCAGGGTAAAAAAAGAATGGAAGTTAAAGCCTTCCTTTTAGGTACAAAATTCTAGACTACTATTTAATGTAGTATAAATAAGAAATCCCGACTTAAAATTGCTTTTGAGTCGGGATTCTTTTATTGCAGAAAAATATATCTTTATTTCAATAAGCGTACTACCGGGTAAATTGCAGCAGCAGCACCATTTTGAATAAATGTTTTTATTTTATTTTGTGCCTCTACCACTTCGTCTTTGTTTGGTACTTGTACTGGAGAAAGTCTGATAATCTTATCAGATACTTCTGATAGAATAGAAGACGTAGCTTCTTTTGTATCAGTAGCAACTTCAGTCACTGTATCAACAGGTTCGTTTACAAGATTTTTAGAAGTAGAGAATACTTTAGAAGATGTTTCTTTTACAAATCTTAAAGTATCATCAACAACAGTGTTTGCTTGGTCGATAATATTATCAACAGTCTCGTTAGATTTATCGTAAGCAATTTCAGTAAATGTTTTACCATTACTTACAAAAGAGGTCACAACTTCTTTTGTATTTAAGAAAGTACTATCAACTACACCTTTAGCAGAAGAAAATACTTTATTTGTTGCTTCTTCTACATTTTCAATTGCAGAATCAGTTAAACTTCTTGCTTCAGTAATGATTCTACCCGCAGCATCTTCTGTTTGATCAATCATTGCAACAGTTTTTTCATTTACTGTTGATAAGGAATCTTTAGAAAAAGTTGAGGCTTCGTTAATTAAATCATGAGATACTTTTAAGCTATCATCAATAAAAGCATCTACTTTATTATCGGCAACTTCGGTTGCTTCAGTAATTGTTTCCTTACCTTTATTTATAGCTTCAGTAGTTTTTTCTTCTACTTTACC
This region includes:
- a CDS encoding tetratricopeptide repeat protein, translating into MNYLYTLLFSILVSVSVFAQNNGGKTESDKYNYAKELIDQGKYEPGIVVLEDILSMKGATLQPYALTLIGYADYQQKKFTDAETTLLKVTSTYPSWEQLDNANYLLACSYLKQGKVNETIGMFDKIKDQSLKDELALLSKDAAQSLSYEEVYKIYTAYPTNEMVGFVLLEKIKEQPKEQRDQELYHKLATGLGVIIDAGHKVREGKFKDTYTIAAILPFFTETINGDALRVKNEFVYNIYQGLLLGKEYLEKRDVKVNILAFDTKRDTTHLQELLAQPEMENVDLIIGPLYADMLPIVQQYSNETGVPMVNPISNNSSIIEGVSSAFLATSTPSTVGSTLGKKLRTQELAALEMFEVDSLKLQADTVQTYVVFGHSTKEKELAKSFKEAYEAEGGKIAAFQEFDPVDGFNVLQEMFDPLAYVDSLDIVKDSTANVFIAVTNEIEALNTISALLSLGTVAATYVPEEWLKFKQLSYAQMESAKINILYPNWYDDDSYRAKSLIAEYQTKFNNQPSDFVFKGFETMFSFGMILNEYGSGFVTPLKESKTLRKGYLVPAYNYFEGQDNQYVPIIQFIDGDLKNMTPPEFIEEN
- the fmt gene encoding methionyl-tRNA formyltransferase yields the protein MEKNLKIVFMGTPDFAVPSLQVLVENGYNVVGVITAPDKPAGRGRKLQSSPVKQYAESVGLHIMQPTNLKNAAFQQELKELEVDLQIVVAFRMLPEAVWDMPRIGTFNLHGSLLPDYRGAAPINWAIINGEKVTGVTTFFLQHEIDTGDIILQQEEPILEEDTVGDVYGRLMQVGGKLVLKTVQLVEQGDYKTTPQKIVGEPKMAPKIFKETCKVDFSKDTETVYNFIRGLSPYPAAWTEIQGKTYKLFKVSKVNDDTLEANEDGFVTDNKSFFYIKTADGFISVDEWQMQGKKRMEVKAFLLGTKF
- a CDS encoding TrmH family RNA methyltransferase, with protein sequence MAYAKDDDFRFFHSDYFKEFIEEPGLIEYLKEFISEKKKEGIEEVLSQRTNHLTVLLEEIYKPQNVGAIIRTCDCFGLQNLHIVEAIYKFIVSIKTTQGSAKWVDVNKYQSTLDAAKTLKSKGYKLVATTPHTDMSIDDLPTDAPIALMFGNEKEGLSDEAMELADYKVKIPMYGFAESFNISVSVALCLNQLSAKIRKDESLDLKLSNEEYKDIEGAWVCKSIDRFETITKSFRNEKGK